The DNA window gcagaaccacaacggagcatcggtgagcaggataTTGCTCTCTAAGTGCCACCTGATTACACTGTTGTCAACCACTACCATTGATTTGCTCATGTTCGAGTGAAGACTGTTGAGGTGTtaaatggccagattggatttgaccTGCGTTTTGCGGTCATTTTTTTTCTTCGACTGTGGTGAATGTGTTCCATGACCAAGCATCTGACCGCATCTTGAATCTTCCATGAACAGGGTGGAAAAGCTTATGCTAATCTTATATTTTCTGGGCAGCAGTGACACGCCTAATGCATTCGATATGACTGAGGTGCTCTGCTATGTCTCTATTTATTAGAACTACTTCTAATCAAAGTAAGAAGACAAACAATTGTACacggtactctaggtgtggtctcaccaatgccctgtacaaacgTAATAAGACTTCCCACTTTTACACTCAATCACATTATCAAAAAATGCCACGATTCCAATTGCCATTCAAATTACGTTTTATGATTCATACAAGGACAACCATACCCCTCTGAATGCAGCTCTCGGCAGTTTCCCTCCATGTAAATACAATTCCTCTTTCctatttttcccaccaaagtgaacaacttcgcaaTTCTACATATTATGCGCCATCGGCTAACAATGTCAACACTGAGATACTAAACATGGCAATGCGAGCTAATAATGGATTTTGTAGAAAACATTCACACCAAATATTCATTCCCAGAATATCCCTGGATTATGTCCTCAGATACGGCGTGTAAAGCAATAAAACATTCGTTTGGCTGTAAACACATCTGTTGATAATGTATGCTTGGGTCGTGATGTGGAAAATACAGTACAAGTTTCCGACCTATGACATCAACTTATCTTTAAGATTGAACTAATTTGTTAGATGTCTCTTAAAATAATCTGAATTAAACAACATTAACTGAATTCTACAGGATACAACACAAATATTCATGCACATGTTGAATGTGTGAATATTTTCATCGGATTAACTTGACCATCCTTGTGAGAGGATATTTCACTCCATTGGTCAACTCCTGCCTAAATTTCctttgggtcactgcataaataaacgtGTTCGTGCAGCAACTCAACAGCTGGAGAATGAAGCCTATTTCCGGAAGAAATGTGGGCAGAGGAACACTATACATATACGACAAGTAATCCAATCGTTTCAAAATGGAACAGACCATGAAcaccacccataacagtataaaattcGCCGATATAACGAACAGTAAAATCATGGACTTTCTTCGGTtcaccatctctgggtcactgtgactcGCCCCACTGCTACGATCCCGGAGCCGCCTGCGGGTTCTGCTGGCCACTATAATATTTCTGACCGTCACTGCATTGAATAGTAGAATCAAAACAAATGGAATGAATGGTGTTAAAATATAATGCATTAATTCAACGATGGCCCAGGCCAGCGATCGATATGCAGCTATTGCCACGAAGCAAAACCAGGGACTGTTGGAACGCGTATATTGACGGGTATACAGAAAATACCAGAAACAGTTCTTCAAACAGCTCAGTACagtcactgttccgacaaccaccacagctgttttcttggtgcaatattttacttttagcttctgacaacaaatggctacaaatcgatcaaaggagaaagtgacggtgaaccagacagaacagtctgtggcggcATAAAGTAGAATGGCGTGGATATTACAAACTCTAACGTAAAACAGAAAAGTAAATTGTATCCGATAAACAATAGGAATCTGCCTTAGGATCAGATCGAGGATAATGACCAATAGGTCCGCTGCTGCCATGGCTACCAGGTAGctggtgacacatttggagagaccacattttccccgaaacaggatcacaatcgccagcacGTTAACTGTAAGCAAAAGAAGAATAAGAAATGATTCAACAAACGCACAATAACAAAGGTTTGTTGTGTTTTCCGTGAAATAACAGATGAGGATTTGCAATATGCATATTAAAGTTCTTCACAACAATCTGAAACTCACCACATAATGTGCAGATTGGGTTTAGATCCAGTAAAAGACAGAACGTCCTGTACATAGCTTTTATAATCAGAGTAATCAGTAATGAATCGGCAGATACGTGATATAACGGGATCAAATGAAGCAAGGTTAAAAAATAAAGTATatttagattaaaagaaaaagggAACAATCAGGAATTGGGAGCTACGGTTCCATATAAACATAAGAACTTGAATAATCCATTCAGACACTTAGGCGTGGTCCGCCATTCCACTCGACCCCGACTGATCTCTTTCTGAACCCATTTACATGCCTCGTTCCTTAATAGCCTTACTATTGGTGGTAGGCGGAAATGTGGGGTTGAGGTTATAATCTGATCAGCAATAattttattgaatgttggagcaggctcgaggggccaagtggcctactactgctcctaattcatatgatcgtaTGTAATAATCATTGAGTTCATATCAGTGAATCAACATTTACATATCCATCAAAAACAGGTCACCATCAAGTATACACATAGAGAAAGATAGAACGAAtgacaaaaacaaaaaaaacacagaaatagagaaagaaagaaaacaagAAAGAAAGGATGGACTCATATCTATCGATACTTCCCACCAACTCCAGTCATCCAAAAGCattttgcagccagtgaagtacttttgacatgtatTCACTgctgtaattttgaagtgtaggcactgctgTCATGCAAGGAAGGTAATGCAATAAAAATCTGGATGTGCAGGCCAAGATACCACATTCTGTTGAACTCCAGTTACTGAAGTAGCAACCCGAGGTAATAACTTACCTGGGATACCAATCGCAGCCAAGATCGGGTAGTAAATCTTTTCAATATC is part of the Heterodontus francisci isolate sHetFra1 chromosome 48, sHetFra1.hap1, whole genome shotgun sequence genome and encodes:
- the LOC137357508 gene encoding probable G-protein coupled receptor 139, with the translated sequence MSLGFLMKLKILWALYDIEKIYYPILAAIGIPVNVLAIVILFRGKCGLSKCVTSYLVAMAAADLLVIILDLILRQIPIVYRIQFTFLFYVRVCNIHAILLYAATDCSVWFTVTFSFDRFVAICCQKLKVKYCTKKTAVVVVGTVTVLSCLKNCFWYFLYTRQYTRSNSPWFCFVAIAAYRSLAWAIVELMHYILTPFIPFVLILLFNAVTVRNIIVASRTRRRLRDRSSGASHSDPEMVNRRKSMILLFVISANFILLWVVFMVCSILKRLDYLSYMYSVPLPTFLPEIGFILQLLSCCTNTFIYAVTQRKFRQELTNGVKYPLTRMVKLIR